AGGGGGCTGGGACCCAGCCTCAGGCCTGGCCTCTGGGGCACGGCAGTAGTCTTCCGCACAGATGCAGATGACCCGAAGAGTCCGCACTGTGGCACAGAAAATGGCTTCAGTGGGGTGTGATGTGGTGGTAGGTGAAGAGGAGGAGTTAGCAAGGGCGGGAGGACTTGAAAGGCCTGGTGTGAGGGAGACTACGCTGTTTCCTATATCAAGGGGTCTCCTGGTATTGCCCAATCTCTCCTAATAATGCAGGACTGGAGAAAGCTGAAGGTCACTGCCCCGTATTTGCCTAGTGACAGGCCTGTAGGCTAGCAGGGAAGGTGCAGCCCCATCTTCCACCTCTCAAACCTCTGGGCCCCTCAGATCCCCGCACCGATGCACTCCAGCTTCTTCTGGGGGCAGCTCTCCAAAACTAGCAGCCCCAGTTCCTGGGTCGCAGTGCAGTAGGGGTAGGTGGAGGCTTGAGCCTCAGGGGCACGTGGGAGGAGCTTGGCAGGGATGCCAAGGGCTGTAGGGGATGCATTTCTGTACAGCTCCATGCTCCTGTTCACAGCAGCCTCCTGGGTACGGTACACACTCCTAAAGCAGAGAGGCCAGGCTCAGTCACCATGGAGACACTGTTCCAGAGACAAGCAGGGTTGTGGCTGAGGATCTCTGGAGCTCAGTCCTATGAGAGCTGCACAAACGGTCACTAAACAGGGAGGTGGGTACAGCCACCTCCAAACTTTTAGCACCCGATACAGGTGTATCAGGATCAGACAGCCACTGAGACACTGGGGTGGAGACTCCAGCTCACGGGGATGGGGAGCTGGCTGGAGGCAGTACCTGTAGAGGGCTAGCAGCAGGGGCCACAGTGGGGAGAAGAAGGGCTCCTCGATGCAGGCCAGGCAGCGGTCTTTGGAGGTGGCTGTATTCAGGCTTTCGAAGGCCAAAAGAGTCAGCGAGAGCAGTCTGTCTGCCAGAAGCAGAGTTGGGAATATGGAAATGTGCTACTACCTGCCCCTCTCTAGACGCTCTAAGTTCAGACTCAAGGCGCCCCACTCCCCAGATCCAGGTCCTGTCAACTGAGCTGTAGCATCTAGGCTTGCCGGGGTTGTTCCACTTGGCTATTCTACTTGTTCAGTCTCCCATACCCACCCCTTGTCTATCCTATGCGGCATATGGCCTGGGGCTGGGTCTTAGCTCTTCTTTCTTGGGGCTGACTTGGTCACACACAGCTCCCATGTAGCTGAAGAGTTTGCTGAAGAGAGGGGATGATGGCCCCTTTGTGAAAAGGACTGGCTCCCAAGTCTATAGGAATCCCAGGAACTTTAGAGTACTGAGTAAGACCCCAGGCTGTTGAGCCTTCCTCACTGGTTCATAGATGTCTAGAAGCCTTGGGGCAGGCATGGCCAGGCCACCTTGTGATCTAAGGCTGTGATAGGCACCACTTCTCTGACTCCCATACCAGCTCCACCCACTAcctgagggactggggtgtgctAGGGCTTGCCCTTCTGGGCTAAATGCTTGCTCCTATGGGGGTGTGGGTGGACACTGGTCTTTGCTGTCCAGGGCAGCAAGTTGCACTTGAGGGCTGGTAGATGCAACTGGAGCAGCTCCTGGTTGGTGCCCTGCACGCTCACCGATAGCATTGTGAATGTCCTTCACTGTGCTCTTCAGGCATTCCAGCAAGGGCTCCCTCTTTGCTCCCGGAGTGTGTGGCTCAGATACAGCCACAAACTGCTCCAGGTCCTCGAAGGAGCTGTCCTTGTCTGGCAAGTGGGATGAAGCCTCCACCAGGGGTGAGGAAGGCCCTGCTGGGCtgctgtctgcctctctgtccaGAGAACCTGAGTGGAGTGTGGGGGCAGAAGGTGTGGAAGGAGGTCCATCCAGAGGTCTTGGGGCTACAATGGGTTCTGAAGGCGACAGCATGCAGTAGAGGCTCTGGGAGGATCGAAGTCGCCGGCTCCCAGGAGCCAGTAGGCCGTTGGCTTCTGGGGGTAGGGAGCAGCAGCCTGGCGCAGGCGCAGCACTGATAGTGGCCCGGCTCACAATAGGGTACAGTGCACTGTATACTGCACACTGGAGCTTCTTCAGGAGCTGGGAGATTGGGTGATCAGGAAGGCTGCAAGGAGAAGAGCGGGAAGGATGCATTTGGGCCCTGAAGAGTCTACCCAGGTAGGCACTTTCTATACCCACCCATTTTTCTCATCTCCAGCAAACAAGTGAGTACCATAGCAGCCACCCTCAAAGCCGGGCAGGGCCTCAATCTACTTTTTAGCCTTAAGCTTagaaatctgagttcaattcctattTACTGACCTCAGTCACCTGGGCGTTATGCCCTCATCTGTGGAATCACTTGTACAAAAACTGTCACACTATGAAAGATTTCAGAGAGGTAACGTCTCTGCTATCTTCTATTAGTGAATATCGTAAGTGTGATCCACCCAATCTAGAGAAGTGAATGGAAGCCAACAAAATCCTATCAGCACAAAAGGCTCTTTTGCAGGAGCCCCTCACCCCCCCAAGGCTCCATAGCCTAGCCTTTCTAACTAATCTCTTTTTTTAACTCTTTCCCCATTACCTAGCAGGAAGAACCACTGGCTGGGGGATGGGCTCTGTGAATACCTTAGCAAGTGGGAGACCAGGCTGGTTACTACTGACAGGTCCCCTGGGCTCCGCTTAAGCTTGGCTCTCCAATGCTTTGGCCAGTCCTGCAGGACAGAGGACCTTGGAGGAAAGCACAGTCGGATCTCCACAATGGGATGCCCTGCAAGGACTGTGTGGGGATGCCCTGGGGTGTGGGAAGGAATCGACTCCTAGGCCCACGTGATCCCAGTTCTGCCATTCCTCCACATGGACCAGTGGTACTCACATGGTCTTGCTCATACTCCAGGATGGCAGCATAGAGGGCGCGCTGCTCTCGCTCCTCTGGGGTCAGAGCAACTTGACTGCAGAACCTCCTGAGGAGGAAGACAAGCTGGGAACAGGGATGGACCTATGGGCTCAGGAGGCCCTTTCCAGGCCTCCCAGAATGCTTATGAGACAGGAAGGGGATGCACCTGTTGGCTGCCTCCTGAAGGCGCAGGCGGCGCTCCTCCATCTTCCGCTGGAGCTGGGGTAACAGAGTCAAGGGGCCAGTAGTGTCTGACCTGAGTGAGCCTCCACCCTTGCCCTGTGCCTCACCCACTCCATACTCCTACAATACCCTTGATGCCCCAAGGGTCCAGGTAGGTAAGGCTGCCTCTGCCCTCTAGAGATGAGTCCAGTATTGGACAAGGCCAGGAGAACAGCCATTAGTTCAAGAAGGGGCTGTTTCCAGGAAGGCAGGCTCGAAGGTGGAGAGCAGTAGTGCTGGGGAGGCCGGGAATGCAAAGCCTAAGGAGGTCTCAGGGGCAGTGTAAGGGTTAATCTCCTTCACTGCTGGGAAGGCTCACAGTCCCACACTTACCTGGCACCTGGCTCCTTCTCCCTATTCTGCCCCTTCTCCACCCTCAGCTCAAGACCTCACTCTCATCTCTCCTTAAGGATGCTGTCTCCTCTCTTGCTTTGGCGATCACCAGATTCTCCATCATCTGCCGCTGTAGAGACAGGGTctaaggaaaggaggaggaaataaATCCCAGTTCCTCAGTGCCTTGATCCTTCCCTGAGCAGCCCAACTCCTCTCTGGGCCTTGCTCACCAGTGATGTCTTCTGCATGGCCTGGCTGGGGTCCAGACGGGCCATCCGGGCCTCATATGTGGCCCTCAGCTTCTGGTTCTGTAAGGAGGCCTTTTCCAGCGGCGTTAGCTCCCTAAAAACAGTGACAAGCTGCTGTCCATGCACAGGAAGTCCAGGAATGTTCTAGTGACCTGAGCAACCATCCTCATACCCCTCTTGACCTCGTTCTAAGACCAAGATGAAAGAAGATGGTGATGAAGCAGGAAGAAATGCAGCGGGGAGGGTCGGGGACAAGCTAGAGATCTGTTGCCCAAACATGGGTGTTGGTAATGCTAGAACTCGGGGATTCTCAAGAGAAGCAGGACATTCGGACTTTTAGGAAAATCATTTACATCTGTGTCAACAACGTGGAACTCCTGGGAGTTACTATAGGGTTCCCAAGAGCAAGATTCATTTGCAACCCACTGAAGGGAGAGCTGTGTTTATTCAGTCATAAACCGCAGCACACCTCCCTGCTCTCAGCGTTAGCTGACAAAAGGTGTGGAGGAGACTGAGGGGAAAAGACTACATTCTGAAGCTGATGACTATATCCACCCCAGGGATGAAGCTGCACACAAAGACAGGTGGGGCCTGAGGAACCTGGCGGGTAAAGGTACCTCTGGGACACGTGGTAAGAGGGGCCTGATTCATCTATGTTGGGTTCACTGAGTTTCTGCAtctgtggcttggtatctttcaTTAGTGTAGAAAATTCTCTGCTGTTTTATCTTCAAACAATGCCCCCCACCCCattatctttcttctctttctagaaCTTAAAGAAACATGCTAGGCCTTCTGTCTTTCCTATTTTATATCTTGTTCCTGTGACATCTGGATTTTAtctttgcttattattttctctcttcatctgTGTCTCTACTCTGTTATTACAAACctgtacacatttatttatttatttatttgttagttttttagaggcagagtttctctgtgtagccttgactgttcgggaacttactctgtagtccagactggccttgaactcacagagattcatctgctctgtctgctgagtgctgggcacagacatgtgctaccactgcctttttttttttttcgagacagggtttctctgtggttttggagcctgtcctggaactagctcttgtagaccaggctggtctctaactcacagagattcgcctgcctctgcctcccaagtgctgagattaaaggtgtgcgccaccaccgcccagctaccaCTGCCTTTTAAGGAAGGCCTTGACCTCATGATTTTCCTCCCTTCACCttcaaagttctgggattacaggcatatagcCTCCCCTGGCCAGGCTAGCCACAAATTCAATAGGGTAGACTTGAACCTATGATCTCCTGATTCCATCTCTTGCGAACTGGGATAACAGGCAATAAAAGGAATCAAATgcagggcttcatgtatgctaggGATGCACTCTACCATGAAGTTACATTCTCAACTatctagtatttatttattattattattttgtttttatgtgtatgggtcttttgcctgcatgtatgtgtaccttttaccatgtgtgtgcctggtgctcaaggAGGTAAGAAAAGGGCGTTAGTTACTGTAactaggtttgtttttgtttgtttgtttctttcttttttttttttttttgctggctcTGACTTTAGAGTTTCTTGTTCGGGTGCTTTCAAACTTGGTTTTGTATTTCTAAACAAAGCTCAGGGTTGTTTGAACAGTGCCTGATAACCATCTGAAATCTTCACAGGTCTGTTCTGTAACTATTATCTCatcattttggtttctttgtggctATCTTTGTTTGCCACTAACTTTTGAAGGATGAATTTGTATCCTAATGGAATttgcatctgcttctgtcaggCAAGGGTGTGTCTACTCTGGGAACCACTTTGCTGGGCTTCCAGTCCCATCCACAGCTTTAGCACACTTCCCACCCTGACAGTCTTACTTCTTAGAGTTCTGTGATTCTGCCACCTGCAGCTTCTGGAAGATCTCAGGAGGCAGGAATGGGGAGAGTTTCCCTCCTTCGTCTGAACACACTCGGCGGTGTCGGCTGGTGGGCAAAGGcgtgggaggagccacaggtacaGCTGGCTTCAGGCATATTCTCCCTGCAAGCCACGTAGAGAACCCTGGTCAGCAGGCTAGGGATCATCCCACAAAGCCGGTACCGAGAGCCCCCTTCTTTGAGTACCCACCAAGTTTGGTAGCTGTTGATTGGGCCCGTTCCAGACACTGTTCAGCTAGCTTCAGCATCTTTGAGGTCTCAGGGAGAACTGTTTCCCCACCTTCTAGGGAAGGAACATGGGGGCTGATTATGACTCATATCCTTGCTAAGAACAAGGAACTGTAAGTTAGGCAAGTTCACCCTTATTCATCTCATCACAATTCAAGACAGTATCTATACATGATTGGCAGCCAGGCACCAGACTGACTCTTGCCTGCCTTCTGGAGATGGCCATGGAGCACTATGGCTACTGAACAGAGAATGGGTGCTACAGACTGTCCTGGCCCACCACCTACTAGCTGCCCGTACCAGACTGACCCTCCCACGGGTGTTGCCGTGAGctcctccacctcccacctctGAGGTCTGCGCTGTTCCCTTCCCTCCCGGGCCTGCTTCTGTCAGTAGATGCATCTTTTCCTTATACTTTGCCAAGACTGCCCAGCTCCTGGACCCAATCTCCTGTTTCCCCCTTACAACAAGCTCCTCATAAACTCCACCTTCTCCTCATTCCACCTCCATCTCAGCATCCAGATTCCCCCATATTGTCCTTACGCAGCCCTACTTTGTAAAGGATAGCaagtcatttgatttttttttctatcctctGGGACATTACTCCCTTAAGGTTCCTCCTGCTAGTCCAGATGCCACAGTCTTTGACGTGTCAGGGCTCAGCTGAGCTCCCTTGTTCTCCACTAGCTCTCCCTAACTGTGTTCCTATGTCTAGAGCGTTGCTTGTATCTCAGACTTTATATATGCTCAGGGTGGAATtctctaagtttttaaaattcgagacagggtctcctgtagcccaggctggcctcaaacttcctagtagctgaggataaccttgaactcttgaatCTCTTCAAGGCTAAGATTTCAGACTTgcaccctatcctagagcaatactgacgaatatcttgcatatcatcatagaaccttcatctggtgatggatggagatagagcactggactgagctcccaaggtcccaatgaggagcagaaggagggagaacatgagcaaagaagtcaggaccatgatgggtgcatccacccactgagacagtggagctgatctattgggagctcaccaaggccagctggactgtgactgaaaaagcatgggataaaaccagactctcgggctggagagatggctcagtggttaagagcattgcctgctcttccaaaggtcctgagttcaattcccagcaaccacatggtggcttacaaccatctgtaatgaggtctggtgccctcttctggcctgcaggcatacacgcagacagaatatgtatacataataaataaatttacaaaaaaaaaaacaaaaaaaactggactctctgaacatggcgaacaatgagggctgatgagacgcaaaggacaatggcacggggttttgatcctacgtaatgtgctggctttgtgggagcctagccagtttggatgttcaccttcctagatatggacggaggggggaggacctaggacttaccacagggcagaaaaccctgactgctctttggactggagagggagggggaaaggagtggggagagggggaggagggtgggaggagggggagaagggtgggaggagggggagggaaatgggaggctgggaggaggtggaaacttgtttgtttttttttctccttttttcaataaaaaaaaaagatttcagacTTGCACTACCGCGTTAGTTTACTCAGTGCCGGGGACCAACGGCAGGGCTTCATGTAGGCTAGGAAAGCACACTCTACCAAACAAACTAGATTCCTGCCCCACGGTGCAATTCACGATGTCGCCCCTGACACATAAAGTCGCCCATCCTCTGCTTGGAACATCCCCTCATGCTGGCAACTCACCATCAACCCTAGCAGGTCTGGTTGGTTTCTGCTTCAGGATGCATCTGAGGTCTCTACTCCTCCCCAAATTCCACTTCCAGCCAATACGTACAAAGCACTGCTGTAACTTTTTCTCTCGGGCTTTCAATGTACTTCTGCTGGTGATGCCCCCACTCTGTGTAGCTCTCTCTTCACTGCCTTGAGGCCGTGTCTTGACTCAATCCATGATCTATCTCCTAACCCATAATACTGCTCTTTAGTGCCACCATGTTCCACTATGATATTCTATACCAATGATAATGACCAGGCCAGAAAGAAGCAGGAGACCTCCAGCTCTGGGGACCATCAAGGGCTAAGATGTCCACAATGTTGCCATCACGAGAAGAAGCAAGTCCGCAAGCATACCTGTAGTGTTTTCCATGTCTTCCAGCAACGCCTGGGAGATGTAGTGGATGCTTCTCAGGTATTCCACGTATGCCTCCTGTCTCAGGGAAGAGAATGGCAGGGGTCAGGCTAGCAGAGGGAAGTGCCGACGTCATGCCTGCCAGGTGGATGGGGGAAACAGGATCAAGAGCGCCTGCTCATTTTTGAGAGACTTCTAGACTTCAATGATGATCTGTCTAGGAAGAGACAGTATCCCCACTGTCTAGACttgaaggaaaaaatatttctgtctGAGAACAAAATCAGGAATTTCTCCCTACAACTTCTGCACTAGAGAGCTCCCAGCTGGCCACATATCTCCTTTCACAACCTTGCTCTGAAGCACCTGTAGGAATGGGGCTTCAGTCCTGAGGCCTGGGAAAGCAGCCTCAGCAGAGACACCGTTTTCCACTCTGTACAGCAAAGTCCCCTTCCTTGTAACTCAAAGACCAGTAGCCTTTCCGTGTcttatgaaaaatatttcctgAAAGTCTAAGGAGAGAATTGGGCTCGGCTCTCAATCTCACTTTCTGGCTTAGGCTGTGAGAAACAACGTTCTCCGGACTCCAGAGCTGCAGGTTTTAACTGTGTGACCCCTGTCCTGAGCTCTGTGACAGCCCAGGACAGAATGCACTctggtatgtatgtgttttgttttatccATTGTCAAATTACTCGTCTTTAACTCAACACTTCAGAGATTAGGATAAAAAGGATTTCAGGCAGGATTTTGGTCTTGTGGGGAGCACCTGATGCCCTAGAAAATCAACTTGGGGAACTGGACGAACACTGATTCTTCCTCTCCAAgggtagctcagggtggcctggCCGGCTCTTCCACCTGGTTGCCATCCTTTAATTAGCATTCATTCTCAGTGACAGGCCACACCCCTTCTGTGCCTGCGTTTCTTTACAAATGACCTTTGAAAGCAACTGCAAACAGACAGCAGCATAATGAATGAGCCAACAGCCAGTCTTTTCTAGATTAAGTCTACACAGCCTCcgtcaagaacacacacacacacacacacacacacacacacacacacactctctctctctctctctctctctctctctctctctctctctctctctctctctctctctctctctctctctctctctgtcatctccatcCTGGAGGGCTGCTTCACAGGTCCTTTGCAAAGAGAACCTCGGCTCTATTTCACCGACTCATTGACCAAATAAACGTGAGACCAAATACTGTTTGAGCTGTCCGAGGTGCCCGCAGAGCGGCCACAGCCGCCCCGCCGAGAGCCTCCGGGTGGGGTCCTAGAACTGTCGCGCGCGTCGGAAGCGCGATCCCCCTCACACGCCCGCCCTCGCCCACCACGGACCAGGTGCCTCCCGGAGCTGCCGCCGCGCCCCTCCCAGCCTCACCCGGGGCCGGTTGCCGGTGTCTAGCTCGATGGCCCTGTTGGCCAGTTTCATGGCGCTTTGCAGTGGCTTCGCCGTGCCGTCCCCGGCCGCAGCGGCCATGGCGCCGGGCGGGGGAGGCCGCGGCCACAGGGGCGGGGCCGGCGCCTCCAAACCGGAACGTGGAGTGTGCAGCCGAGGGAGTTGCGGGAACCGCACACTGCCGGAAGGGACCAAGACACACTTCCGtctgccccgccccgccccgccgcgCAGACCTAGGTTTAGGGACTAGAAGGGGCTGGGCGGGTCTTGTCAGCTATTCCGGGCGAACTTGCTCTGCGTCTCGACCAGAAGACTGGTGGCAGGAACGTCGTTTTGCGGTTTTCTGTTATGTGCCAAAGCCCGTGCCTCAGTCCGTGGCAGTTCACCCTCCCGGCTGCCCCTTCTTTTATGGGCCTGTCGCGAGTTCCGAGCGACCCTAAGAACTCTGGGCTTTCGACACAACAGCGGCCACCGTCGCTCCCGAGCCGCTCCTCACTTCGCTCCACCCCTCGCTTCGCCCCGCTCGTTTCGCGGTGAACCGAGTGAAGCCGAGTCGCCGGGCGGACGGCAGCGGAGCGGTACTGAGTAAGTGGAGTCAAGTTCTGTCAAGCAGAACCCAGCGGGCCGAGCCGCACCGGATAGCACGGAGCAGGGAGCAAGTGGCGGCCGCCACGATGAAGCGGGACCGACTCGGCCGCTTCCTGTCGCCTGGCACGGCTCGACAGCGCGGGAGTTCAGGCGGCAGCTGTGGAAGCGGTCGGAGTCGGGGTCGCCCTTCTCGCACCGGCGGAGCGAGCGCTGACGGGGCGGCGGCTTTGGCCGCGGCGCAGCTCAGCTGGGGCTCGACGCGCTCTTGCGGGGATACAGGCGAGGACGGTACAGACGAGGCAGGTGGGTTCCGGGCGTCCTCTGGCCGTGATGTGAGCCTAGTAATCCTGAGAGCAAACCTAGTTCCGGAGGGCCCGGACCCTCTCACTTCTACTGCAGCGACTTTTGGCCAGACAGCCGACCTTTTCCCCTGGGTCGCTGCATTTAGCGCTTAAGATTTGAAGTCAGACCCGGTGTGAGCTTCACGTCAGCTCTTCGTGCTGTGTACTGCTAGGGTAATTGCTTACTTCTCTGAATTCCAGTTTCTTTTTGGTTAAGACAGACCCACGACCTGTGGTGGGAACTAAGTTAAATTAACTACTCGTTCCCTGTCTGGCCGAGAGTGTGTATAAGCCGCAGCTGGttagggtcacagcatcaggttTGCATAGTGTTCTTCGTTTGAGAATGACTTTCCTATGCATGCTGTCCTTTAATTCTAAGGGCAGGCAACGAGGTGGCATTGTCCACACTCTGCAGACAGGGCACCTGTGGGTGGACAGTAAGACAGCTTCTTGAGGCACAGCTGAGACACAGTTTCAGGATCAGGATGTGTGAGCAAAGGTTAAGTCAAGTCTTCACTGGAGGCACCTGCAGTTCTTTGAGAGGAGCTGAGCACAGTGGCATATGCCTgacatcccagcccttggaaggctgaGGGAGAGGATTTTGATCTCCAGCCTgtgctatacagtgagaccccacccccacctcaaaaaatatttgaaagatttCTTGTCAGTATCCCTCCAAAAGTTGAATGTTCAGTGAGGAAGGCGAGCTCCTGAGCCCGCTGTTAGTGATTAGGAAGCCCCTGGAGGGCATGTCTGTGCTCTAGGTGCCGGGAGGCTAATGGGAAGTGTGTCTCTCACCTTGTAAGTCCCTTCCTTACTGTCACATTTGCTTCTTTGCTCAGGAGCAGGCCGAACTCTTGCCATGGGGCACTGTCGCCTCTGCCATGGGAAGTTTTCCTCACGGAGCCTCCGCAGTATCTCTGACAGAGTGCCTGGGGAGACCTCAGAGAGACTGTCCCCAGGGGAACGTGTCTTCATTAGGGACTTCCAGCGTCTGCTGGGTGTTGCTGTGCACCAGGACCCAGCCCTGCCTCAGTTTGTCTGCAAGAACTGCTACACCCAGTTCTATCAGTGCCACAGCCTGCTCAGGTCCTTCTTACAGAGAGTCAATGTCTCCCCAGCGGGCCAGCGGAAGCCTTGCACAAAGTAGGCCCTTGTTGGATTTCTTGGGACCTTCAGGGGTCGTCATCCTGCATCCTGGGTGTTGACTTGTGGGGTGGACAGAAGCCAGTGTAAGACTCTGATGGTGCCACAATGAGGCGCTGTGGTGGCAAGGTTTGCAGAGATCTGAGGGTGACGAGCTATCATCAGAAGAGAGGGAACAGGGCTGCTAGTGGAGGGGTCCTGGGGAGATTGGTGAC
Above is a window of Microtus pennsylvanicus isolate mMicPen1 chromosome 6, mMicPen1.hap1, whole genome shotgun sequence DNA encoding:
- the Vps9d1 gene encoding VPS9 domain-containing protein 1 isoform X2, with product MAAAAGDGTAKPLQSAMKLANRAIELDTGNRPREAYVEYLRSIHYISQALLEDMENTTGGETVLPETSKMLKLAEQCLERAQSTATKLGRICLKPAVPVAPPTPLPTSRHRRVCSDEGGKLSPFLPPEIFQKLQVAESQNSKKELTPLEKASLQNQKLRATYEARMARLDPSQAMQKTSLTLSLQRQMMENLVIAKAREETLQRKMEERRLRLQEAANRRFCSQVALTPEEREQRALYAAILEYEQDHDWPKHWRAKLKRSPGDLSVVTSLVSHLLSLPDHPISQLLKKLQCAVYSALYPIVSRATISAAPAPGCCSLPPEANGLLAPGSRRLRSSQSLYCMLSPSEPIVAPRPLDGPPSTPSAPTLHSGSLDREADSSPAGPSSPLVEASSHLPDKDSSFEDLEQFVAVSEPHTPGAKREPLLECLKSTVKDIHNAIDRLLSLTLLAFESLNTATSKDRCLACIEEPFFSPLWPLLLALYRSVYRTQEAAVNRSMELYRNASPTALGIPAKLLPRAPEAQASTYPYCTATQELGLLVLESCPQKKLECIVRTLRVICICAEDYCRAPEARPEAGSQPPAAAIGADDLLPILSFVVLRSGLPQLVSECAALEEFIHEGYLIGEEGYCLTSLQSALSYVELLSRGRLDK
- the Vps9d1 gene encoding VPS9 domain-containing protein 1 isoform X1 yields the protein MAAAAGDGTAKPLQSAMKLANRAIELDTGNRPREAYVEYLRSIHYISQALLEDMENTTEGGETVLPETSKMLKLAEQCLERAQSTATKLGRICLKPAVPVAPPTPLPTSRHRRVCSDEGGKLSPFLPPEIFQKLQVAESQNSKKELTPLEKASLQNQKLRATYEARMARLDPSQAMQKTSLTLSLQRQMMENLVIAKAREETLQRKMEERRLRLQEAANRRFCSQVALTPEEREQRALYAAILEYEQDHDWPKHWRAKLKRSPGDLSVVTSLVSHLLSLPDHPISQLLKKLQCAVYSALYPIVSRATISAAPAPGCCSLPPEANGLLAPGSRRLRSSQSLYCMLSPSEPIVAPRPLDGPPSTPSAPTLHSGSLDREADSSPAGPSSPLVEASSHLPDKDSSFEDLEQFVAVSEPHTPGAKREPLLECLKSTVKDIHNAIDRLLSLTLLAFESLNTATSKDRCLACIEEPFFSPLWPLLLALYRSVYRTQEAAVNRSMELYRNASPTALGIPAKLLPRAPEAQASTYPYCTATQELGLLVLESCPQKKLECIVRTLRVICICAEDYCRAPEARPEAGSQPPAAAIGADDLLPILSFVVLRSGLPQLVSECAALEEFIHEGYLIGEEGYCLTSLQSALSYVELLSRGRLDK